The region CGGCCACATCATCCGCCCGCAAATAGGTCAGAGCGGAAAAGGTCGTTTTGGCATTAACCTGCCGAACCTGTTTGCCTTCCGGCAGCGGTTCGAGAAGCAAATCATACGAATCCGTCTGGGGCTTCAGGGTATAACTGTGCTGATTGGGGTCAGTCACAGTCACACGAACAATTTTCTCCCGCTCCAGCTGGAGAATCTGGGCCTCGATATAATCCATCGCCCGTGTGGGAATATACGGTTCATCCGTCAGCCGATAGACATTCGGACTGTTAGTCGTTCGAACGGCGCTCACAGGGCGTGTCTGCTCACTGTTTGACTTGGATTCCGAAACCAGCAGACCGGTTATCGGCTTCTGGTCCGCCCCCAGGAACTCCACCCGCCAGCGGGCTGTGTCCTCTGTGACTCCAATCTGGGCATGATTAGCAGGATTGGAAGTAATCAGGGCGTCGGATGTTATGCGGATATCCAGACAGTTCGAAATCAGCGAATTGACCTTGCTCACATGGGCCGGATAACCGTCCTTTTCCCGAATCGTAAAACTGTTTCCGCTGCGGTCCAGGTGAATCGGACCGTCTGCAGTCTTGGATGCCACAACAATCGTCTGAATCCGGTCGAGGTCCAACCCTTCAATCAGCGGAAAAATCGTGACTTTCGGCGGGGTGTAATTGCGACTCAATCGAGAGGAGAGGATTGCACCCGCCGCCGCCAAAACCGCTGCTATCGCCAAAATCGCTACTTTCCGATCGTTCATCGCCGTTGACTCCCTGTCCAACTGGTTTTAAGAACGGTTAGGGTTCTCTCATATGCTGAATGGAATATCTGCGCTTCAGGGACCGATAAACCGCCAGCACCACCGCCGCCGTCAGCACCGCCAGCGGACCAGGCAGCGTGCAGAAATTCCGGATGCGGTTTTTGAGGGCTTCCTTATCGGCCACCTTTTTCATCTTGACGTCGCGCAGCCGCATTTCCGCCTGATGCAGTTTCAGTTCGATTTCCTTCTTCTCTTCGAGAATGGTTTTATTAATCAGCTCCCGTTCTTTGGATTCAAGCGCCCGCAGTTTTTCATTCAGCTGGGTCTCAAACCCCTTGATTTCCGCCATAATCCGGGCCTCTTCCTCCGCTGTCTTTTCCTCAGCGGCCCGTTCAATCCGGTCGACCCGTGTAAAGGGACGCTTATAGCCGCCGCGTGAACGCAGCCGAATTAAATCCGTAGAACCGGACAGCTCTTCCAAAGCATTCAGCACAAACGCCGCATTATTCCCCACGACGGCCAGCCCGAAAATCGTCTCCTGATAAGCCAGCACATCACTGAGAAAGTCCACGTCGGCCACCACGACAACCGCCGTCGGCTGACGGGCTTCGGACAGATGCTCTGAAGCCGGCTTGGTTTCTTCAGACGCAGATTCCTGCTTTTCTTCTTCTCCATTTTTCTCTTGATTGTCTTCCTTCGGAGGCCCATCCGGAAAAGCTGAGCGGAGGGTCCCCGTCACCCGATAGGCCAGAACCTGTTCTTCCGTACCGTCACGGAACCTCCGGAGAATATCCGCATAGTCCGGGTTTCGCAGTTCAAACGGATGCGATATCGTCCAGCTGTTTCCCTGTTTGGTGGTCATCATCAGAGGAACCAGCTCCAAATCCGCCGGCAGATTGGATGAATCCGTCTTTTTCTTCAAAACCCCCGGAAACCAGAACGTCACCTCATTCAGAGCCGCCGTCATCGGCACATTCTTGTTAAAACATCCGTAGGCCGCCGTCAGTTTCTGATACGGAATGATCTTAATCGGGCGTTCATTCGGCGACGGAGACCCGACTCCGGCCAGCATGCGGTCGCCGGCAAACGTATTGGCGGGCATCTCCAGCCCCCAGGCCGCCAGCAAATCATCCAGCGAGGAGGCGGCTTTGTGCTCCATTCCGTACTGCATCATCGCCGGGTCCGGCCGGTCCACCACGGAAAACGGGTCCAATGCAATGACGGCCCGCCCGCCTTTGAGAATATACTGGTCAATGGCATACCGGGTTTTCGCGGAAAGGTCCTTGGGGTGAATCACCAGCAGCAGGTCCACATCTCGGATTTCTTCCGTATCCGTCGGAATGGACCGCACTTCCGCATACAACTCCCGCAGCTGCCGGACCAGGCCCCAGGGCCCGCGCGGCCGCTGTCCCTGCATCCGCATCATCGCCGCCATATACCCGGACACATCATCCCCCATCACGGGCAGCGAGCTGAGAATGCCCACACGTGTCTTCGGCGGGTTGACGGCCGTATCAATCAGATAGGTGATATCATATTCGATAAAATTCTCCCGTTCGGGACTGAAAAACGGGATCGTCTTGGTCACTCCCAGTTCCGTTTGGGCTACCAGACCGAAGAAGAAGCTTTCCTCTTCGGTAATCGAAAACCGCTTCAGTCCGTAGCGGATAGCCGCCAGCTCTTCCTGGGAATAGGGACGGGGATCAATAATTTCCAGCTTAATTTTCCCGTTGGAATAGCGAACATATTCCTCCAGAAGAGCCCGGACATATTCATAATAAGCATTGAAAAAGCGAATCTGGTCCGGAGCGCTGAGGGTGGCTGTTTTGGTGTAATAAAGCCGAAGGGTCAGCGGCTGCTGCAGGGCCTGCAGGATATTTTTCGTGCCTTCCGAAAGGGTGTACAGTTTTTCCTGGGTCACATCAATCCGCCAGCTCCCGAAGAGCCGCTGGACAATCTGAACAGCCGACACGGCAATGACCAGAATCAACAATACGACGACAATCAGACGTATGGTTCGATTCATCAGTTCGCCTTCCTTTCTTCCAGAACATACATCGAGGCATACACCCAGGCCGCAATCAGAATCACAAAGTACGCGACATCCTTCACGGAAATAATGCCCCGCTGGATGGCATCAAACCGGATTTGAAAACTGAGGGATTCAATCAAAGAAAGCAGCGGCGCCGGCAGGGTTCCCGACAGATACTCGAGCGTGGAAGGCATGCCGGCATAGACAAGAATTCCGCAGGCCGCCACGGACAGGATAAAGCTGATGACCTGGTTCTTGGTAAGCGCGGAAAAAAACGCCCCGACGGCCAAAAACCCGCCGGCCATCAAAAAGGCCCCCAGATACCCGGCGGCAATCAGACCCGGGTCCGGCTCCCCCAGATAAAAGACCGCCGCGGGCATCGGAAATGTCAGCAGCAGGGCAATCGCCAGGAAAGTCCATGCGGCAAAAAACTTGCCCAAAACCGCCTGCGGAACCGTAATCGGCAGGGTCAGAAGCAGCTCAATCGAACCGGTCCGACGCTCCTCCGCCCACAGCCGCATCGCCGTCGAAGGAACCATGAAAACAAACAGCAGCGGAAGCATCTTGAAAAAGAGATTTAAATCCGCCTGCCGCACTTCAAAAAAACCTTCCCGAAACGGAAGATACCCCGCAAAAAACAGAAACACCACCAGAAAGACGTATGCAACGGGAGTGGAAAAGTATCCTTTTAATTCTCGTTTGAAGACTGCCCAAAAGCCGTTCATGGTCAGACTCCTTGCCTGTGCGGTTGACAATCTTCGGCCGTTAAGCCGTCTTTTTGCCCAGTGTAATCTTCCGGAAGACTTCTTCCAGCGTTCCGTGATAATCCGCCTGAAGTTTCTGCGGAGTTGAATCGGCCAGAATCCGTCCGCGTGCGATAATAATTGCCCGCGTGCAGATTTGCTCGACTTCTTCCAAAATATGGGTTGAAATGATGATGGCCTTCTCTTTGGCCATTTTTAAAATCAGGTCGCGCACCTCATGTTTCTGATTGGGGTCCAGACCGTCCGTGGGTTCATCCAGGATTAACACAGGGGGATTGTGAATCAGGGCCTGCGCCAGGCCGACGCGCCGCTTGTATCCTTTGGAGAGCGTATCAATGGTCTGATGATAAACCGTGCCGATGGAACACAGCGGGACAATTCGGTCGAGGGCCTCCCGGCGGGCTGCTCCTTTGAGCCCCCGTGCATCACAGACAAAATTCAGAAAGCCCGCTACCGTCATTTCCGGATAGGCCGGCGCATTTTCCGCCAGATATCCTATCGAACGGCGCACCTGCAGAGGCTGCTGGACAATATCATATCCGCAGACTTTGGCCGTACCGCTGTCGGGCGGCAGAAAACAGGCCAGCATTTTCATCGCCGTGCTCTTGCCCGCGCCGTTGGGGCCCAAAAAGCCGAGAATATCCCCTTTCTGAACCTGAAATGAAATACCGTCCACTGCTACAATCGGTCCGAATCTGCGGGTCAATTGCTGAACCTCAATCATCCCTTATACTCCCATTCATTCAGTTGATACAGAATTCACAGAATGGAGCCCGCCGCAGTCAAGCCCTCCAGGTATTCGGGCCCTGTTAACATGAGTCTTTCTTTTTTACATTCCTGAAAAGAAATGTCAACCCCGAAGAAGTTTTTTTAGGCACAAATAGCGGACACTGCCTATCAAAAGGGCTGCCCGGCTCAACCGGACAGCCCTTGGGATTTTCAAATCGGCTATGCCTTACTGGATAGGTAGATTGGGGCAGGTAGCCGCATTTGTACCGGCCCGGCAGGTTGCACTGGGCTGCGTCTGATTCTGGTTCGGCGAGCGGTCGCGCACAAGGATGTAGTAATCATAGTATGCCGTCGAGACATACACAGGCACCCAGTATTCATTCGGCAGCCGCGGCGTAAAGTCCGGATCCACGATACCGGCCACATTGTCCACATTCTGCCAGCCGCTGCTCAAGCTCGGGAAGGTCACACAGACAAATCTGTATTCCACACCGCTCGGGTCTTGAGCTTCCGCCGCCCGCATATAGTGATACCACGTATCATACTGCAGATGGCTGGGCCAGATTTCCCACTGCGCCGGATTCGGTGTCGGCGGGGTCAAATCGACCTCAATCGTGCCGGCCGCAAACACAGCCGACGGCTCGGTCAACGCCACTATCCGCACAGTACCGGTCGAGGTTTCCCGGAAGACCAATCGGGTAAAGACACGATAGTAATACGTCTGCCCCAACACCAGCCCCGTATCTGTAAACCGCCACGGCGTGGTCGTATAGATTTTGCCCGACGGCTGAGACGGGTCATAATCCTGCTGCACAATCGGGTTCGTCCCCGCCGGCAGATTCAGCGGATTGCCCGCCGCATCCGTCTTGATGAAGCAGTACTCAACATGGAACGTTCCCTTTCCAACCAGCGGAGCCGGAACCGCCGGCACACCGGTCGCCTGAACAGCCGTCATCGTAATTGTGGTCGGCCCGGAACCGGCCGGCGGAATCTCGAACTGCGCCGGATTGGGTGCCAGCAGATTGTAGTTGCTGCCCGGCCTGACCGAAGCCGCTGCAGAAGGCAGGGTCACGTTCCCTTTCGGATCGCGGGCATACACCACAAACTCGTACGGCTCGCCCGGATACAGTCCGGTGAGAACCCTGGACGGGTCCGTCGTCCAGACCAGCGGAGTTGTAACAGCAGGATGCGAAACACATTCCACCGCATATTCCAGATACTCATCCGGCCACCAGGCGTCGTGGGCCTGAATCGCTTTCATCGCGACCTTGTCAATCCGATAATCCGGATTCGGGGTCCCGCTCGCCGTTGTCAGCGGCAGCGGGGCCGGCAGTTCAGCCCACTGCATCGGACTGGGCGTCGGCGGAAGCGTATCTTCCTCCAGCCAGCAGACCGCCAGCGAAGCCATATCCGACATATCGACAACCCGGTCGAAGTTCAGGTCCGCTCCGCCGCACCAGCCGGGGGAACCGCAGGGCTGGTTGAGCCACCGGACGCCGAGAATTGCCAAGTCACTCAAATCAATGCGGCCGCTCAAGGCCAGCGAGTTATCCACTTTGGCGCATTCGGTCCGTCGAACAACAAAGTAATGGTAGCCCAAATCCACTTCGCCGCGGTCCAGCACGCCGCTCAGCTGTGTGGTGTAGCCGTCCAAATCCAGATTCCGGGCCAAATCGCTGCCCGCATCAATGCACGGACTGGACGGATTCAGGTAATAGTACTCTTCCGGCAGGACTTCGCGGGTCGGATCGACCGGGCCTTCAAACATCGGATTGGCACTGAAGACCCCAGCACCTCTATTCAGCGTGCTTCCGGGCCGCACATAAATGGAATTGCCGGAAGTGAGAACATTCAGCACATTGGAGTACGACAGATTCATCACTGATGGATACGGCTCCGTATCAAAGCCGGAACCCACCGTGGCCTGCGCTCCCTGGAGAGCATAGTTCAGCCAGAAAATGCTGTCGATGACATCAACTGTACTGTTGTAGCCGACATACAACCCGCCGCCGGTACCCACCGGATAGTTCAGCCGTCCGGTCGCCTGGTTATCCGCAAAGGTGCAGTTTTGAATGACCGGATTGGCACCCCAGAAGACGGATGCACCGCCGCCGTCGCGGCCGGAACTGTTCTGAGCAAACAGACAGTTCTTAATCTTCGAGCTGACAGAGGATACACCGGTCATAAACAGTCCGCCGCCGGAGAAGTCCGCTGCATTCTGCACAAAGACCGTATCCCGCAGACTTAAACCGGTACTGCCGGTATAAATACCGCCGCCCTGCCCGAGGAAGACATTTTCCACCGGAGCCGCAAAGGACGGGCTGTGTGCCACATTGCGGCGGAACTGGCTGTTTTTCACAACCGCCTCATTATAAATCTGGAAGAAGCCGCCGCCCAGATACGCAGTGTTGTCGGCCACGTTGCAGTCCTGAATCAGCGTAGCAGACGCGTTGGCATAGATAGCGCCGCCGTCGCTGGCCTCATTTCCAACCAGTGTGCAGTTGATGAACCTGGCCACGCAGTCGTACTGATAAGCCACCGCACCGCCGAAGGCCACGTGGATGGTATGCGGGTACTGCTGCACGTTCGTATCCGCCCGGTTGTTGGCCAGGACGCAGTTTTCAAACTCGAGCGTGCAGTCGTACATCGCATACACCGCACCGCCGGCGTTGGGGATATCCAAAGCGCGGCTCGGTTCCGGCACATCGCCGAACGAATTGGAACCGCCGACGCCGCTGACGCCGCCGTTACTGCTGTTGCCTTCAAAGACACAGCCGACAAACCGGGCGCTGCTGCCGTAGGCACAGAATACCGCGCCGCCGTATCCGCCGTAGCGCCAATAGGACAGGTAAGCGTCATACGGGTCGTACTGGTAATAGCGATAGAAGTCCTTCCAGCTCTTGTACTTATTGGTATCCAGCTCAAACCACTTGGCGAATATCTCCCAATCATACATCTCCAGGTAGGTGAGCGGGAAATCATACTTATGACCGTTCGTCCAGCCGTCCCAGCCGCGGTCAATCAGCCAGCCGATTTCGACCTGGTCGGAATAATTCCACCCGCCGCCCAGACCGCCGTAGCCGGGATTCGGAGGCGCTTTTCCGGCACCGCCGTTGCCGCCGTTGCCGCCCAGGACAAAGTTGTTGCGGAACGTACAATTCTCAAACACTGCATCGCTGCTGAACTGGCAGGAAACCGCGCCGCCGTAGGCCCAGCCCGGCCAGCCGCCGTCGCCGCCGTCCGGATGCGCATCGCAGCCGGCATTACCGTTGGTGCCGTTTCCGCCCGTCATCGAGTTGCCCTCGAACAGACAGCCGATAAAGCGGACGGAACTTTCTCGCATATCAATCGCTCCGCCTTCCGCAATACCGCCGTTCACACCGTCTTGAGCGCACCCCTGCGGAGTCACACCTGTTCCGCCGTTCCAGTTGCAGCTGACAAAACGGCAGTTTCGAATCGTTGCGGAAGAACGCTGAATAATCAAATTGCTTTGACGGAAGGTAAGTCCTTCAATCAGCGAACCTTCCTTCAGACCAATCAGATAGAGACCTTGCCTATCGAAAATGGTATTTTCCACCGTCTCCGGGTCATCCGGATTGGAACTGCGGATTGTCAGTCTCTTTCCGGCGAAGCTCGCAAAGGTCTCCAAATCCAAATTGGTATTGCTGGTCGTCTGATAAAGACCCGGATTGACAACGATTATGTCTCCGTCCTTGGCGTCATTCATGGCCTGAGACAGTGAATTGTAGGCGGCAGAACCACCCACATACAGCGTCTTCTGCGGACGGACCTTGACCAGCACAACCTTATTGCCGTCAATAACCGCTCGATTGGCCGTATCGGTACTGCTGTCATGAATTGTACCAGACCAGCCGGTAATCACATACCCTGTGTTCACCTGAGCAGTCAGTTCGACAATTTGTCCCTTGTAATAGAAGGGCTGAGCAGGTACTACGGTCACCGTACCGAGCCCGCCTTCCACATAGGCATTCAGCGTATACGTCGGCAGACCGGAGGCAAACGGATAGTGATAACCCAAATCCGCCATTCCCGTATCCGCCGCGAGATCCGCCGGGTCTGTCGTAAACTGGTGCAGGCCGATCGAAGATGCCGTCACAAGACCGGCGTTGACGGCCGGGCTGAGCGTCTGATTCAGATAGCACTTGCCCAACGGTCCAGCTTCAAACCGCGGGTCCGCCCGCAGGGTATCTGCCGGCAGGGAAGCAGTGTAATCCGCTCCGATATGCCCGTAGAACAGACACCGCTGGAACTGGGAGTCCGCCGGGGCATCTTCGGCCACGGCCGTACCGTTGCTGCCGGCCACAATCGTGTGGCTGAAAACAGCCGCACCGTTCGGGCCGATGTAAACAGCGCCGCCGTTTCCGGACGCCCCCACCAGATTGCCCGAGAAGGTGCAGAACTCAATCACCGGACTGGAACCAACCTTGGCGGCAACCGCTCCGCCGGACTGTTGAGCCCAGTTATCCGTGAACAAACAGTTGCTCAGTCGGTGAGACAGAAGGACATCGCCGTTTGTAAAGTTCACAGCACCGCCCTGACCGGTCTGTCCCTCCGCCCGGTTCTCCGCAAACCGGCTGTTCCAGATGTCGGCCTTGGCGTTCATACAGGCGATAGCACCGCCCTGACCTTCCCCGCTGGCCGTCTGGTAATACCGCTTGATGCCGGTCGCCGTGTTGAGCGTAAAGATGCTGTTGCCGATGTTCATCTCACCTTCGGTCACGTAAATGCCGCCGCCGCTGCGGGCTTCATTGCGGACAAATGTTCCGTTCTCGACAGCCAGGTTCACCTTGCGGCCGAACACGGCGCCGCCCAGCAGGAAGGCATCATTGTCAGCAAAGGAACAGCCTGTTATCTGCAGCATAAGCGTCCTGGCCGACTGCGTCGGTGTCGGATTGAAATACATCTCCACGGCACCGCCGCGGCTGGCTGTATTGCCG is a window of Anaerohalosphaeraceae bacterium DNA encoding:
- a CDS encoding ABC transporter permease translates to MNGFWAVFKRELKGYFSTPVAYVFLVVFLFFAGYLPFREGFFEVRQADLNLFFKMLPLLFVFMVPSTAMRLWAEERRTGSIELLLTLPITVPQAVLGKFFAAWTFLAIALLLTFPMPAAVFYLGEPDPGLIAAGYLGAFLMAGGFLAVGAFFSALTKNQVISFILSVAACGILVYAGMPSTLEYLSGTLPAPLLSLIESLSFQIRFDAIQRGIISVKDVAYFVILIAAWVYASMYVLEERKAN
- a CDS encoding ATP-binding cassette domain-containing protein, with translation MIEVQQLTRRFGPIVAVDGISFQVQKGDILGFLGPNGAGKSTAMKMLACFLPPDSGTAKVCGYDIVQQPLQVRRSIGYLAENAPAYPEMTVAGFLNFVCDARGLKGAARREALDRIVPLCSIGTVYHQTIDTLSKGYKRRVGLAQALIHNPPVLILDEPTDGLDPNQKHEVRDLILKMAKEKAIIISTHILEEVEQICTRAIIIARGRILADSTPQKLQADYHGTLEEVFRKITLGKKTA
- a CDS encoding DUF4340 domain-containing protein, which encodes MNDRKVAILAIAAVLAAAGAILSSRLSRNYTPPKVTIFPLIEGLDLDRIQTIVVASKTADGPIHLDRSGNSFTIREKDGYPAHVSKVNSLISNCLDIRITSDALITSNPANHAQIGVTEDTARWRVEFLGADQKPITGLLVSESKSNSEQTRPVSAVRTTNSPNVYRLTDEPYIPTRAMDYIEAQILQLEREKIVRVTVTDPNQHSYTLKPQTDSYDLLLEPLPEGKQVRQVNAKTTFSALTYLRADDVAAASKMPELKFLNTYVCEVKNYLVYTVRLAEQDGKYYIRLSARYTGPEPQVQQQAESEEKLKEREALFLARDAAESFTARHDGWIYIIPSYKAQEMLRPLEELVEDKPKEPAAAETPAQTAPQESSPESEV
- a CDS encoding GldG family protein translates to MNRTIRLIVVVLLILVIAVSAVQIVQRLFGSWRIDVTQEKLYTLSEGTKNILQALQQPLTLRLYYTKTATLSAPDQIRFFNAYYEYVRALLEEYVRYSNGKIKLEIIDPRPYSQEELAAIRYGLKRFSITEEESFFFGLVAQTELGVTKTIPFFSPERENFIEYDITYLIDTAVNPPKTRVGILSSLPVMGDDVSGYMAAMMRMQGQRPRGPWGLVRQLRELYAEVRSIPTDTEEIRDVDLLLVIHPKDLSAKTRYAIDQYILKGGRAVIALDPFSVVDRPDPAMMQYGMEHKAASSLDDLLAAWGLEMPANTFAGDRMLAGVGSPSPNERPIKIIPYQKLTAAYGCFNKNVPMTAALNEVTFWFPGVLKKKTDSSNLPADLELVPLMMTTKQGNSWTISHPFELRNPDYADILRRFRDGTEEQVLAYRVTGTLRSAFPDGPPKEDNQEKNGEEEKQESASEETKPASEHLSEARQPTAVVVVADVDFLSDVLAYQETIFGLAVVGNNAAFVLNALEELSGSTDLIRLRSRGGYKRPFTRVDRIERAAEEKTAEEEARIMAEIKGFETQLNEKLRALESKERELINKTILEEKKEIELKLHQAEMRLRDVKMKKVADKEALKNRIRNFCTLPGPLAVLTAAVVLAVYRSLKRRYSIQHMREP